In Candidatus Neomarinimicrobiota bacterium, the sequence ATGCCATCTTTTCCCTTATAAATGGCTCCGTCAGTCCAGACACCATCTACATCAGAAATAATCATTTTTATTTTGTTGATTTCGTAACTCATCAATTCACCGCTTGATGCACTTTCTGCAATGATATTAGCAATTCTTCTAATTGATCCAATGGCCACTGCGTGGCAGCGTCAGATTTTGCTTCGTCAGGATTATCATGGACTTCCATAAATAATCCGTTACATCCGGCAGCTACAGCCGCTTTTGCCAAGGTTGGTATCATATCTCTTTGGCCGCCGGTGGTGGCTTCGCCGCCGGGCACCTGGGCAGAATGGGTAGCATCAAAAACCACGGGGTAACCTATGCCTTTCATGACAGGTATGGACGTCATATCTGACACCAAACCATAACCAAATGATGAACCCCGTTCAGTAAGTAAAATATTGTTATTTCCTGTGGATGTCACTTTTTCCGCTGCATGGGCCATTTTGCCCGGTGCCAGAAACTGGCCTTTTTTAATATTAATGGTTTTACCAGTTTCTCCTGCGGCCAAAAGTAGATCAGTCTGACGACATAGAAATGCAGGAATTTGTAGTACATCAGACACCTCACCAACAGGTTCGCATTGATCCGGAAGATGAACATCTGTTAACACGGGGACGCCCATTTCTTTTTTTACTTCGGACAAAATCTTAAGCCCTTCGTCCATATCAGGTCCACGAAATGACCCTGCCGCAGAGCGATTGGCTTTATCAAATGAACTTTTGAAAATAAAAGGAATACCCAATTTTTCTGTGACTAATCTAATGGATTCTGCCATCTTCAAACTATGATCCCTGGATTCAATGACGCATGGTCCTGCGATAAGCGGCAAAGCATCTCCACCGAATTCTACATTGGCCACATTAACTCTTTTATCCATTATGACTTGCAATTTAAATGTTTCACCGATGCCTTAATAAATTCCCTGAATAATGGATGAGCTTTACTTACACGGCTTTTTAATTCCGGGTGAAATTGCCCCGCCACATACCAGGGGTGATCTGGCAGTTCTACGATTTCCACCAAGTTCAGTTCCGAATTCACACCGGATATTTTCAAACCATTCTTTTCCAATTTTTCCCTATACCGATTGTTTACTTCCCAACGATGGCGATGCCGTTCAGATATTTTCTTTTTCCGATATGCAACAAATGCTTTCGTCCCCAATTCAACTTTACAATCGTAAGCGCCTAACCGCATAGTGCCACCCTTGCGCTTGATGGCACGCTGTGATTCCATAAGATCAATGACTGGATACTTCGTTTTTTTATTGAATTCTGTACTGTTAGCATCTTTTAATCCACAAACATTACGGGCAAATTCAATTACAGCACATTGAAGTCCGAGACAAATACCTAAAAAAGGTATCTTATTTTCACGGGCATATTTACAGGAAAGAATCTTGCCTTCCGAACCGCGGGACCCAAATCCAGGGAGAAGGAGAATACCATCCATATTTCCAAAAATTCTTTCCGCATCCTTCTCAGTCTTTACTTCTTGGGTGGAAACCCAGTTTACATTTACTCGTGCATCGTTTTCCACTCCGGCATGGATGAAAGCCTCCAATACACTTTTATAGGCATCAGGTAGTTCGGTATACT encodes:
- the kdsA gene encoding 3-deoxy-8-phosphooctulonate synthase, with the protein product MDKRVNVANVEFGGDALPLIAGPCVIESRDHSLKMAESIRLVTEKLGIPFIFKSSFDKANRSAAGSFRGPDMDEGLKILSEVKKEMGVPVLTDVHLPDQCEPVGEVSDVLQIPAFLCRQTDLLLAAGETGKTINIKKGQFLAPGKMAHAAEKVTSTGNNNILLTERGSSFGYGLVSDMTSIPVMKGIGYPVVFDATHSAQVPGGEATTGGQRDMIPTLAKAAVAAGCNGLFMEVHDNPDEAKSDAATQWPLDQLEELLISLQKVHQAVN